A single window of Archangium gephyra DNA harbors:
- a CDS encoding ribbon-helix-helix domain-containing protein yields the protein MDMNPRLTSVVFRLNREKLDALKELSRSTRIRQSEYLREAISDLLTKYEDRLVD from the coding sequence ATGGACATGAATCCTCGTCTCACCTCGGTGGTGTTCCGTCTCAACCGCGAGAAGCTGGATGCGCTCAAGGAGCTGTCGCGCTCGACGAGGATCCGCCAGAGCGAGTACCTGCGGGAGGCGATCTCGGATCTGCTGACGAAGTACGAGGATCGCCTGGTCGACTAG